In one window of Chlamydiota bacterium DNA:
- a CDS encoding glycoside hydrolase family 3 protein, giving the protein MKRLDCSIRNPQSAIQNAFVGRHLVIGIQGTSLDSGLEIFLKKICPAGIILFSRNIVSLRQLKKFISDLREVLGDVFFVIDHEGGVVHRFSEEEPQAHLHVTHFPGNLDLGRTQGVNGAYQQGQVMAQELISLGVDVNFAPMVDVLTPASSSVSNLRFLGEDPALVSKLGGALIRGMQGKGLAATAKHFPGLGGATLDPHDDLPLIHFSLDEMEQVHLKPFRRAIKNDVAFIMTTHLHCLHWDSDYPVTLSKKIVHDFLREKYAFHNVIISDDLEMGAMTRRFSLEESVVGAIEAGHDLVIIGHHSDLIERGYEALSRAYQSGRLKEENLRQSSLRIKSVLEKLRVERK; this is encoded by the coding sequence ATGAAGCGCTTAGATTGCTCAATCCGTAATCCACAATCTGCAATCCAAAATGCTTTTGTGGGTCGTCATCTTGTGATCGGAATTCAAGGGACATCCCTTGATTCAGGTCTAGAAATTTTCTTAAAGAAAATTTGCCCTGCCGGTATTATTCTTTTTTCTAGAAATATTGTCTCCCTTCGTCAACTCAAAAAATTCATCTCTGACTTAAGAGAAGTTTTGGGTGATGTTTTTTTTGTCATTGATCATGAAGGGGGTGTTGTTCATCGATTTTCGGAAGAAGAACCCCAAGCTCATTTACATGTCACTCATTTTCCTGGAAATCTAGATTTGGGAAGAACACAAGGTGTAAATGGGGCTTATCAGCAGGGTCAGGTCATGGCTCAAGAGCTCATTTCTTTAGGAGTGGATGTTAATTTTGCTCCCATGGTGGATGTTTTAACTCCAGCTTCGTCTTCCGTATCAAATTTACGTTTTTTGGGGGAGGACCCTGCTCTTGTTTCGAAATTAGGAGGCGCCTTGATTCGAGGAATGCAAGGCAAAGGTCTTGCGGCGACAGCCAAGCATTTCCCGGGTCTTGGGGGAGCGACCCTTGACCCCCATGATGATCTGCCTTTGATCCATTTCTCACTGGATGAAATGGAACAAGTCCATCTTAAACCCTTTAGAAGAGCGATTAAAAACGATGTTGCTTTTATCATGACGACTCATCTTCATTGTCTTCATTGGGATTCCGATTATCCAGTAACCCTTTCCAAAAAAATAGTTCATGATTTTTTAAGAGAAAAATATGCATTCCACAATGTGATTATTTCAGACGATTTGGAAATGGGGGCGATGACTCGGCGGTTCTCTTTAGAAGAGTCTGTGGTTGGGGCCATTGAGGCAGGACACGATTTGGTAATCATTGGGCATCATTCGGATTTGATTGAGCGAGGCTATGAGGCCCTTTCACGGGCTTATCAAAGCGGAAGATTAAAAGAGGAAAATTTAAGACAAAGTTCTTTAAGAATAAAATCAGTGTTGGAAAAATTAAGAGTAGAAAGAAAATAA
- a CDS encoding MBL fold metallo-hydrolase — translation MELIILGSGTGVIRLERGSPGFLLKTKQSLFLIDSGPGTLTRIVKSGFLLNDIDAIFYTHIHPDHVTDLVPFLFASKYGFPSRKKKLMIVGGRGFKKFFLELSKTYRGWLTPKFPLEVLEVHEHIFRVRKVRVCSSKTNHIFESAAYRFEEDQKSIVFSGDTDFSETLAQWAKGTDVFLLECSFPDSKKVKGHLTPRGVAQMAALSNPGKLILIHFYPPCDKVNVLKEVEKLYKGNVLLGYDGMKTTV, via the coding sequence ATGGAACTCATTATTTTGGGATCCGGAACAGGGGTTATTCGTTTAGAAAGAGGTTCGCCAGGATTTCTTCTTAAGACGAAACAGTCTCTTTTTTTGATTGATAGCGGGCCTGGTACTTTGACGCGTATTGTAAAATCAGGGTTTTTGCTCAATGACATTGATGCCATTTTTTATACTCACATTCATCCCGATCACGTCACGGATCTTGTCCCTTTTCTCTTTGCCAGTAAATATGGGTTTCCTTCACGAAAAAAGAAATTAATGATCGTGGGCGGGAGAGGTTTTAAAAAGTTTTTTTTGGAACTTTCAAAAACGTATCGGGGTTGGCTGACTCCCAAATTTCCTCTTGAAGTTCTTGAGGTGCATGAACATATTTTTCGTGTGAGGAAAGTTCGTGTCTGTAGTTCTAAAACAAATCATATTTTTGAAAGTGCTGCTTATCGATTTGAAGAGGATCAAAAATCTATTGTCTTTTCAGGGGATACTGATTTTTCTGAAACATTGGCTCAATGGGCCAAAGGAACGGATGTTTTTTTGCTTGAATGTTCATTCCCAGATTCAAAAAAAGTAAAAGGACATTTGACCCCTCGAGGTGTTGCTCAAATGGCTGCTTTATCCAATCCAGGGAAATTAATCCTCATTCATTTTTATCCCCCTTGTGACAAGGTTAATGTTTTAAAAGAGGTCGAAAAACTCTATAAAGGAAATGTGCTGTTGGGATATGATGGGATGAAAACAACAGTTTAA